From a region of the bacterium genome:
- the ssb gene encoding single-stranded DNA-binding protein: MADLRMPDINSVIIVGNLIKDPTFRTTTTGVPVANFTIASNRKFKDNSGVIKEDVCFIGVVAWYKLAESCYENLRKGSAILVEGELQSRSWKTEDGFNRSTVEIKARRIQFLNYRDSHPEETTMTEQESEPSERGTGDEAADDRTATEKADSDFGFGYRGIKV, from the coding sequence ATGGCGGATCTGCGGATGCCGGACATCAACAGTGTGATCATTGTTGGAAATCTGATCAAGGACCCCACGTTTCGAACCACTACCACCGGAGTACCGGTCGCCAATTTTACCATCGCCTCCAACCGGAAATTCAAGGACAACAGTGGGGTCATCAAAGAGGACGTGTGCTTCATCGGCGTGGTTGCGTGGTACAAGTTGGCGGAGAGCTGCTACGAGAATCTGCGAAAAGGCAGTGCAATTCTGGTGGAGGGTGAGCTTCAGAGCCGGAGCTGGAAAACGGAGGATGGCTTCAACCGCAGCACGGTTGAAATCAAGGCTCGTCGGATTCAGTTCCTGAACTATCGTGATTCGCATCCCGAAGAGACGACCATGACCGAACAGGAAAGCGAACCGAGTGAGCGTGGTACGGGAGACGAAGCGGCCGACGATCGAACGGCAACCGAGAAGGCCGATTCGGATTTCGGATTCGGCTATCGCGGGATTAAGGTGTGA
- the rplI gene encoding 50S ribosomal protein L9, whose translation MQVILRKEHDSLGKTGDVVTVKPGYARNFLIPRGIAYPVTQSNLRRLENERQVLAMRDLRDRRKAGDLSAKLEGLRLLAAVQVGEEDRMFGSVTAADIAELIKERGVEVDRRRIQLDEPIKHLGEFSIPIKLHRDVTVMITVDVVKTN comes from the coding sequence ATGCAGGTGATTCTTCGAAAAGAGCACGATTCTCTCGGTAAAACGGGAGACGTTGTTACGGTCAAACCCGGTTATGCCCGCAATTTTCTCATTCCGCGCGGCATTGCTTATCCGGTGACCCAATCGAATCTCCGCCGTTTGGAGAATGAGCGACAGGTGCTGGCGATGCGGGATCTCCGGGATCGCCGCAAGGCGGGTGATCTCAGCGCGAAGCTGGAAGGTTTGCGGCTCCTTGCGGCGGTGCAGGTGGGCGAGGAGGACCGGATGTTCGGGTCGGTTACGGCGGCGGACATTGCCGAGCTCATCAAAGAGCGCGGTGTGGAAGTGGATCGCCGCCGGATTCAGCTTGACGAACCCATCAAGCACTTGGGTGAGTTTTCGATTCCGATCAAGCTGCATCGCGATGTGACCGTCATGATCACGGTGGACGTGGTGAAAACGAACTGA
- a CDS encoding isoprenylcysteine carboxylmethyltransferase family protein: MLIHELPRQGEWLFRRRSFVPLLLVPVGIIALLTHPHPSGTPSLLERLYDLFCLFIAFLGLTVRGATSGYASAGSSGRNTRGQIADHLNVTGPYSVVRHPLYLGNILIILGVLLVTQCFFFVLVGVLAYLLFYERIIAVEEKFLEARFGERYLQWAQRTPALLPRLAQWKRAELSFSFRAAVRGEFYGFTAIIAAITVIKSLMASLAMRAFHPDRFWLYLFLGSFLLFLILRHIRKHTSFFERADSEYDSSGV, translated from the coding sequence ATGCTGATTCATGAACTCCCTCGACAGGGAGAGTGGCTGTTCCGGCGTCGCAGTTTCGTGCCGCTGTTGCTGGTGCCGGTGGGCATCATCGCGCTGCTGACACATCCCCACCCTTCCGGTACTCCATCTCTCCTCGAAAGATTGTATGATCTGTTCTGTCTTTTCATCGCCTTCTTGGGGTTGACCGTGCGTGGCGCGACCAGCGGCTATGCTTCGGCCGGATCGTCGGGCCGGAACACCCGCGGACAGATTGCCGATCACCTGAACGTAACCGGACCTTACTCCGTTGTGCGTCACCCCCTGTACCTCGGCAATATCCTGATCATTCTGGGCGTGCTCCTAGTTACTCAATGCTTTTTTTTCGTTCTGGTGGGAGTTCTGGCCTATCTGCTTTTCTATGAACGAATCATCGCCGTGGAAGAAAAGTTCCTGGAAGCAAGATTCGGCGAGCGGTATCTTCAGTGGGCCCAGCGAACGCCGGCTCTCCTTCCCCGACTCGCCCAGTGGAAACGAGCCGAGTTATCGTTTTCATTCCGCGCGGCCGTAAGGGGTGAATTCTACGGATTCACCGCCATAATCGCCGCCATCACCGTCATCAAGAGCCTGATGGCATCACTGGCGATGCGCGCATTCCATCCGGATCGTTTCTGGCTCTACCTGTTCCTGGGTTCCTTCCTGTTGTTCTTGATCCTCCGCCACATTCGGAAACACACTTCGTTTTTCGAGCGAGCGGATTCCGAGTACGATTCGTCAGGCGTATAG
- a CDS encoding glycine--tRNA ligase, translated as MAKQNLADKVVSLCKRRGFVYQSSEIYGGLSSTWDYGPLGIALKNNIADFWWREMTQLHENILGIDAAILMHPRVWEASGHVSGFVDPLVDCKQCKARFKAQDLVKTWRRKKKLEALGGDIPETAEGDMDELKKLRWPEATCPSCGTTGMLTAPRLFNLMLKTWLGPVEEAAALVYLRPETAQGIYVNYQNVVNTSRVKIPFGIAQIGKAFRNEITPGNFIFRTREFEQMEMQFFIKPGENPKWLEYWRDERFRFYVKLGIKPERLRIHRHAPEELAHYANDAFDIEYEFPFGWQELEGVHDRTNYDLSRHAEFSGKDLAYFDEETRERFVPYIVETSAGLNRTLFVCLLDAYDEDTQEGELRTVLRLIPSIAPIKVGVFSLVKKDGLPEVADHIAGDLRRLCPTFVDHQGSIGRRYRRMDEIGTPWGITVDYQTLQDQTVTLRDRDSLEQVRISTNVLSDEIRRRLAL; from the coding sequence ATGGCCAAACAGAACCTTGCCGACAAAGTCGTAAGCCTTTGCAAGCGCCGCGGCTTTGTCTATCAATCGTCCGAAATCTACGGCGGTCTCTCTTCTACGTGGGATTACGGACCGCTCGGAATCGCTCTGAAGAACAACATCGCCGACTTCTGGTGGCGCGAAATGACACAGCTCCACGAGAATATCCTCGGCATTGACGCCGCAATCCTCATGCATCCGAGAGTCTGGGAAGCCTCGGGCCACGTGTCGGGATTCGTGGATCCGCTCGTGGACTGCAAACAGTGCAAGGCTCGCTTCAAGGCGCAGGACTTGGTGAAAACGTGGCGCCGCAAGAAAAAGCTCGAGGCGCTCGGTGGAGATATTCCCGAGACCGCTGAAGGCGACATGGATGAGCTCAAGAAACTCCGTTGGCCGGAAGCGACTTGTCCTTCCTGCGGCACGACCGGAATGCTCACGGCACCGCGTCTCTTCAATCTGATGCTGAAAACGTGGCTGGGTCCGGTCGAAGAAGCGGCGGCGCTCGTCTATCTGCGACCGGAAACGGCGCAAGGTATCTACGTCAACTATCAGAACGTCGTCAATACGTCACGCGTCAAGATTCCCTTCGGCATCGCGCAGATCGGCAAAGCCTTCCGCAATGAGATCACTCCCGGAAACTTCATTTTCCGCACGCGCGAATTCGAGCAGATGGAAATGCAGTTCTTCATCAAACCCGGCGAGAATCCCAAGTGGCTGGAGTATTGGCGCGACGAGCGTTTCCGGTTTTACGTCAAACTCGGCATCAAACCCGAGCGACTGCGCATTCACCGTCACGCTCCCGAAGAACTCGCCCACTACGCCAACGATGCATTCGACATCGAATACGAGTTTCCCTTTGGCTGGCAGGAACTTGAAGGTGTCCACGACCGGACCAACTATGATCTTTCCCGCCACGCCGAATTCTCCGGCAAGGACCTGGCCTACTTCGACGAAGAGACCCGCGAGCGGTTTGTCCCCTACATCGTGGAAACCTCGGCCGGACTGAATCGCACGCTCTTCGTGTGTCTTCTCGACGCCTATGACGAGGATACTCAGGAAGGCGAGCTGCGTACGGTTCTCCGGCTCATCCCTTCTATCGCTCCCATCAAGGTCGGCGTATTTTCGCTGGTCAAGAAGGACGGTCTTCCCGAGGTCGCCGATCACATTGCCGGCGATTTACGTAGGCTCTGTCCGACCTTCGTGGATCATCAGGGCTCCATCGGCCGCCGCTATCGCCGCATGGACGAAATCGGCACTCCCTGGGGGATCACCGTTGACTACCAGACTCTACAGGATCAGACCGTGACTTTACGGGATCGAGACTCGCTTGAACAGGTTCGGATTTCCACAAATGTGCTTTCCGATGAAATCAGGCGTCGCCTCGCCCTTTGA
- the recO gene encoding DNA repair protein RecO: MPSLIRSDGIVLRTVRHGETSLILTVFMRETGRVGLMAKGVRSKTRHGLAACLEIFRRAQFVYYHKPSRDLQLLREWSVLAPHQRLRDDLDCLAVASAVVELLGRCLRDEDPHVELYDEAAVVLESLDHLPASPLPFLWTFELALFRSLGFTLGLESCPLTGKPLAAAGRGPVRYRLADGAFLHNDVPLTVPHDGSISREAFAVLAKLPTASREFTGKLRVSPAAQSELTAFLTGYLEAHLPVRGKLRSLEALHWNKPFD; this comes from the coding sequence ATGCCGTCGCTTATTCGTTCGGATGGAATTGTGCTGCGAACCGTTCGTCATGGCGAAACCTCGCTCATTCTCACGGTCTTCATGCGTGAAACGGGCCGAGTAGGTCTCATGGCCAAAGGAGTTCGTTCCAAGACTCGTCATGGTCTGGCAGCCTGTCTCGAAATTTTCCGTCGAGCCCAATTCGTGTACTACCACAAGCCAAGCCGCGATCTCCAGCTTCTCCGCGAGTGGTCGGTACTCGCTCCGCATCAAAGACTCCGTGATGATCTGGACTGCTTGGCCGTTGCCAGTGCCGTCGTAGAACTCCTCGGTCGCTGCTTGCGCGATGAAGATCCTCACGTGGAACTCTATGATGAGGCCGCCGTGGTTCTGGAGTCACTGGACCATCTGCCCGCATCACCTCTTCCGTTCCTGTGGACTTTTGAACTTGCGCTCTTTCGCTCACTTGGTTTCACGCTCGGGTTGGAGTCTTGCCCGCTCACCGGCAAACCACTGGCTGCCGCCGGACGGGGACCGGTCAGATATCGCCTTGCCGACGGAGCCTTTTTGCATAACGACGTTCCCTTGACGGTGCCTCACGACGGCTCGATCTCCCGTGAAGCTTTCGCCGTCCTCGCAAAGCTGCCCACGGCCAGTCGTGAATTCACCGGCAAACTTCGCGTAAGCCCTGCGGCACAATCGGAACTCACGGCGTTTCTCACCGGTTATCTTGAAGCCCATCTTCCCGTGCGCGGCAAGCTGCGGTCACTGGAAGCGTTGCACTGGAACAAGCCCTTCGACTGA